AGGTCCAGGGCGGGTCTCAAGCTTAAGACGTCGTTCATGAGTATGGACGGACATTAGCCGGAGGAATGATAAGAGTgaaatgggaaaaaaaaaggatttTTTGGCTGATAATATATTATACACACCACTTACATTGTTTGGGTCTGGCGATGCATGAAAGAATCGAGTTATCAATTATGAGGCGCAAGACGGGTGATTCCCCATACCCCATGGAGAGTGGTTGTTTCCTGTCAGGAGGCGTCAAGGGGAACCCTGAAACCTGATGTAGGGGAACGGCTATCGTCACTTGTTACTTCGTTCCCCAACAGCCAGAAGATGTGGGCAAGACGCCAGGCTATGTCTGAGCATGCATGTATGCACCAGGGATGGGCAGCTGTCTGTGGACGACAGGAATGCCTGAGTCTTTATGCGATTGGTTGTTTATCATAACATTACACACGCAATGGGACGATGGGCCGGGGCCGGATCTCAGGCACGAGTCGATGATGGCTCCGTCCCCGCCTTACcctatcttctctttccccagCCGCCATCGTCTACCGTCCGGCCTCTTGTTTTCGTCTTTTGTTTACttttatccttctcctggCCCCCCCTCTCTCAAGCCATCCCAAAAGTAAGGAGTGTCATCTCTCGAGACCTCTTACAAAGACAGTCCGCTTCGCCGCTCAAACAAGCGGAACTTGTTTGTCTCGTTCTTACCAtcagtctcttctttccagcgACGTAGACAGCTAACAGGTTGGTCCCCACTTGTATCTACCGCATCATGCCAAGGCTGACAACCTGCCAGTCTAAAAATGTCTCTTTCCAACGCCTTCGTCACACTTCTGACAACGTCCACGTATCTCCCAGGAGCTCTGGTGCTTCTCCATGCCCTCCATGACCTTCACCCGGCCCCCCGGGACTTTCAGATTGTAGCCCTCGTGACTCCAGAGACGGTCGATGCTGCTACTATCGGCGAACTACGAAGGGCAGGGTATGATTTGGTGATTGGTGTGGAACCTATTGGGAGCGGAAAGGCCGGTCAAGTGGGGTTAGAGCTCATGGGTAAGACGGGCTGTAAGGAAACATTATATCGAGATTGCTAACTATTGTCCCCAACAGGCCGACCGGATTTGAATTTTGCTCTAACTAagcttcatctcttccgtCTTTCCTCGTTCTTTTCCACTCTTATCTACCTCGATGCCGACATCCTCCCCCTCCGACCCCTTTCGCACCTGTTCACCTCGACAGCGCCTCATGTGTTTTCCGCATGCCCCGATACTGGCTGGCCAGACTGTTTCAACTCTGGATTCATGGTCGTCCGTCCTAGAGAGAGCGATTGGGATGGGCTCAGGGGGATGCtgaaggatggtgaaggggaggatgggCTGTACAGGCAACAAGGGAATGGAAGTTTTGATGGTGCTGATCAAGGGTTGTTGAATGAGTGGTTtagcgaagaaggtggtggcggGGATTGGAACAGGCTATCCTTTACGTACGTTGCAGCTTTTCAGTTATTTCGTCTATCAAGGATAGTTGTGCTGACATCATTCTCGACAGATACAACGTCACTCCGTCTGCTGCATATACTTGGGCCCCTGCGTATAACCGTTTCGGCCATAAGATCAGCAATGTCCATTTTATTGGACCTAACAAACCGTGGACGAGCCTTTCCGGACGACCGGCCGGTGTCTCAAATGtcaagggaaaggaaaattCTTACGACTGTCAGTCATACCTTGCCTGCTCGATAAATGGCGCAATTCACtgacatcttctttgcctaTCTAGACTCGTCTCTCGTAGATCGATGGTTTGCAGTGTATGACAAACATGTCCGACCAGCTTACGCTCTCGATCCCGATATCTCGAGACGTTTTGCTGTCCCACAAACCGTTGCCGCTTGGGATTCGCGCATGAACCGAGCAAATGCGGCCGCCAGCGTCCTGTCTGAAGACAAACTTGATCTGTCCGAGCTCAAGGCTGCCACGGAAAGGGGTGTGAATGCTTTTAAACCGGGACAGTACACTTCGCTTCCTCTCGAAGGACGAGTAGATCTGATTATGCCCAAACCCAAGCCCAAACCTAGAGCTCCCGTCTCCGAATTGGCTACCGCCGCAAGTACCGCAACACCATCCGTTGACCCCTCAGCCAATACTCCGCCTCCCGCAGATGCGGCCCTAGCACCTGCACCTGCGCCTGCTCCTGCGCCCGCACCTGCACCTGTCTCGAGTCAGACGGAGCAACACGCACCCCAACCCTCCGTCTGGGATGCCCAACGttcctctccaccagcGAGCGCTCCGCCAGAGATGTCCGTCCCCCACACATACTACCGCAACGCATGGGAAGCCCCCCTCTCTCAACAATCATCCTACTACGTCCAACCCGACTCACACTCAACCGAGACTCAACATAAAGAACCAGAGTACCCTACGTTGCCCAAGGAAGTAACTGGGGATACTTGGTATGCGAGGTTTGCGACGAGTACGCCTGATAAGCGGGCGGTAAGTGCAGTTTTCCcatgggaagagaagaaatctgGACCTGGGCATGGACATGGGTTCAGGCCGAAGCCGGAGAGAGTGTTCCCCAAAGGGGAGGAACCGTTACCCTCGCTCGTACAGCAATTGATTCATCCTCTGCAACCACCGTCGATCTCGATACAGAGCGCCActcctccccatctttCCCAACCTCAGCATCACCCTCACGGGGCGGGACAAGCACAACCACCAAAAAGTCCTTCTCCGCCACCAAGGCATGTGTCCATGGTTGAAGCTATGGCATCGTACAAGAATGTATGGGATGATATTCCAGAGATAGGGAGGTATGCGGATATGATGAGTGGGAAGACTGGCGGGAGATCTATCAGAGGTATATCTACTCGCGGACACGGCAACGGCAACGGAAACGGAAACGGACATGGACATGGACATGGTCATGGTCATGGTCATGGCCACGGCTACGGGCACGGCCAAGGACATAATCAAGGACAAAGGCAATCACAGGGCCAAGGCGGCCATGAGAGGAACccctctctccattcccttcAGTCTGTCCCAGGTACACCCCGTACTCAGTACTCTACTTTCGGTAAATCCCCCAGGCTTTCTGCTACCAAGAATTTGGAGAGACGAGAAAGTTTCGAGCAACCTGAAGACTCGGctgatggggatgatgagaacTCTACTTCGGCgtcggaagaggaaggtgagaaaggcgaggaaggaggaaacgCGCCCAAGCCGTATAAGGGAAACAAAAAATACAGAGATCGGTCGGCACAGACGGACAAGGTGAAG
This genomic window from Cryptococcus deuterogattii R265 chromosome 9, complete sequence contains:
- a CDS encoding glycogenin glucosyltransferase, producing the protein MSLSNAFVTLLTTSTYLPGALVLLHALHDLHPAPRDFQIVALVTPETVDAATIGELRRAGYDLVIGVEPIGSGKAGQVGLELMGKTGCRPDLNFALTKLHLFRLSSFFSTLIYLDADILPLRPLSHLFTSTAPHVFSACPDTGWPDCFNSGFMVVRPRESDWDGLRGMLKDGEGEDGLYRQQGNGSFDGADQGLLNEWFSEEGGGGDWNRLSFTYNVTPSAAYTWAPAYNRFGHKISNVHFIGPNKPWTSLSGRPAGVSNVKGKENSYDYSSLVDRWFAVYDKHVRPAYALDPDISRRFAVPQTVAAWDSRMNRANAAASVLSEDKLDLSELKAATERGVNAFKPGQYTSLPLEGRVDLIMPKPKPKPRAPVSELATAASTATPSVDPSANTPPPADAALAPAPAPAPAPAPAPVSSQTEQHAPQPSVWDAQRSSPPASAPPEMSVPHTYYRNAWEAPLSQQSSYYVQPDSHSTETQHKEPEYPTLPKEVTGDTWYARFATSTPDKRAVSAVFPWEEKKSGPGHGHGFRPKPERVFPKGEEPLPSLVQQLIHPLQPPSISIQSATPPHLSQPQHHPHGAGQAQPPKSPSPPPRHVSMVEAMASYKNVWDDIPEIGRYADMMSGKTGGRSIRGISTRGHGNGNGNGNGHGHGHGHGHGHGHGYGHGQGHNQGQRQSQGQGGHERNPSLHSLQSVPGTPRTQYSTFGKSPRLSATKNLERRESFEQPEDSADGDDENSTSASEEEGEKGEEGGNAPKPYKGNKKYRDRSAQTDKVKTVDEEVQTQTHAAAGEMAGSGLKMWGLPHASAHGRKSSKESPPLSGNGTGGVGGAEERDTQAQHQQTFYDYHQHQRPHSQQHSHQSRHGGKTSPPKPELDTRLPDYSFDFKGATSHAQELAQAQAQALAQNQAQGQGTNSPPDAQLKHKPSGSFATIYGGRGRVWDPSTDVEVRRRDSQEVLARFMQSNLGGRR